The Streptomyces avermitilis MA-4680 = NBRC 14893 genome contains a region encoding:
- a CDS encoding dihydrolipoamide acetyltransferase family protein: MAQVLEFKLPDLGEGLTEAEIVRWLVQVGDVVAIDQPVVEVETAKAMVEVPCPYGGVVTARFGEEGTELPVGSPLLTVAVGAPSSVPAASSLSGATSASSASSVSSDDGESSGNVLVGYGTSAAPARRRRVRPGQAAPVVTATAAAAATRVAAPERSDGPVPVISPLVRRLARENGLDLRALAGSGPDGLILRSDVEQALRAAPTPAPTPTMPPAPTPAPTPAAAPRGTRIPLRGVRGAVADKLSRSRREIPDATCWVDADATALMHARVAMNATGGPKISLIALLARICTAALARFPELNSTVDMDAREVVRLDQVHLGFAAQTERGLVVPVVRDAHARDAESLSAEFARLTEAARTGTLTPGELTGGTFTLNNYGVFGVDGSTPIINHPEAAMLGVGRIIPKPWVHEGELAVRQVVQLSLTFDHRVCDGGTAGGFLRYVADCVEQPAVLLRTL; encoded by the coding sequence ATGGCCCAGGTGCTCGAGTTCAAGCTCCCCGACCTCGGGGAGGGCCTGACCGAGGCCGAGATCGTCCGCTGGCTGGTGCAGGTCGGCGACGTCGTGGCGATCGACCAGCCGGTCGTCGAGGTGGAGACGGCCAAGGCGATGGTCGAGGTGCCGTGCCCCTACGGGGGCGTGGTCACCGCCCGCTTCGGCGAGGAGGGCACGGAACTGCCCGTGGGCTCACCGCTGTTGACGGTGGCTGTCGGAGCTCCGTCCTCGGTGCCCGCGGCGTCCTCGCTGTCCGGGGCGACATCGGCGTCCTCCGCGTCCTCGGTGTCATCGGACGACGGCGAGTCGTCCGGCAACGTCCTGGTCGGATACGGCACGTCGGCCGCGCCCGCGCGCCGGCGGAGGGTGCGGCCGGGCCAGGCGGCACCCGTGGTGACGGCAACTGCCGCCGCGGCCGCCACGCGCGTGGCGGCTCCCGAGCGGAGCGACGGCCCCGTGCCCGTGATCTCCCCGCTGGTCCGCAGGCTCGCCCGGGAGAACGGCCTGGATCTGCGGGCGCTGGCGGGCTCCGGGCCCGACGGGCTGATCCTGAGGTCGGACGTCGAGCAGGCGCTGCGCGCCGCGCCCACTCCTGCCCCCACCCCGACCATGCCTCCGGCTCCCACTCCTGCCCCCACCCCCGCCGCGGCACCCCGCGGCACCCGCATCCCCCTCCGAGGGGTCCGCGGTGCCGTCGCCGACAAACTCTCCCGCAGCCGGCGTGAGATCCCCGACGCGACCTGCTGGGTGGACGCCGACGCCACGGCACTCATGCACGCGCGCGTGGCGATGAACGCGACCGGCGGCCCGAAGATCTCCCTCATCGCGCTGCTCGCCAGGATCTGCACCGCCGCACTGGCCCGCTTCCCCGAGCTCAACTCCACCGTCGACATGGACGCCCGCGAGGTCGTACGGCTCGACCAGGTGCACCTGGGCTTCGCCGCGCAGACCGAACGGGGGCTCGTCGTCCCGGTCGTGCGGGACGCGCACGCGCGGGACGCCGAGTCGCTCAGCGCCGAGTTCGCGCGGCTGACCGAGGCCGCCCGGACCGGCACCCTCACACCCGGGGAACTGACCGGCGGCACCTTCACGTTGAACAACTACGGGGTGTTCGGCGTCGACGGTTCCACGCCGATCATCAACCACCCCGAGGCGGCCATGCTGGGCGTCGGCCGCATCATCCCCAAGCCGTGGGTGCACGAGGGCGAGCTGGCGGTGCGGCAGGTCGTCCAGCTCTCGCTCACCTTCGACCACCGGGTGTGCGACGGCGGCACGGCAGGCGGTTTCCTGCGCTACGTGGCGGACTGCGTGGAACAGCCGGCGGTGCTGCTGCGCACCCTGTAG
- a CDS encoding NTP transferase domain-containing protein produces MTEYERPQTPGVVTHDAVVLAGGAARRLGGADKPGVRVGGRALLDRVLAACAGAATTVVVADPRATARPVVWAREEPPGAGPVAALDAGLRRTTAAYVVVLSADLPFLDEETVRRLLSTLQASGTEGVLLTDPGGRDQPLVAAYRSAALRRELAELAAGHGTLAGLPLRVLVAALDLTRVSDPVASFDCDTWDDIAAARSRIREHGNVLDEWISAVKDELGIDLAVDTGILLDLARDAAHGVARPAAPLTTFLVGYAAAQAGGGPEAVAEAARKAAALALRWADEAAAEAGPDAG; encoded by the coding sequence ATGACCGAGTACGAGCGGCCGCAGACGCCCGGCGTCGTCACCCACGACGCCGTCGTACTCGCCGGCGGCGCCGCCCGACGGCTCGGCGGGGCCGACAAACCCGGCGTACGCGTCGGCGGCCGGGCGCTGCTCGACCGGGTGCTGGCGGCCTGCGCCGGTGCGGCCACCACGGTGGTGGTGGCCGACCCCAGAGCGACCGCACGGCCCGTGGTGTGGGCGCGCGAGGAGCCGCCCGGCGCCGGACCGGTCGCCGCACTCGACGCCGGACTGCGGCGGACCACGGCGGCGTACGTCGTGGTGCTCTCCGCCGATCTGCCGTTCCTGGACGAGGAGACGGTTCGGCGGCTGCTGAGCACACTTCAGGCGAGCGGCACCGAAGGCGTGTTGCTCACCGACCCCGGCGGGCGGGACCAGCCGCTCGTCGCCGCCTACCGCAGTGCGGCGCTGCGCCGGGAGCTCGCGGAACTCGCAGCCGGGCACGGCACGCTCGCCGGACTGCCGCTGCGGGTGCTGGTCGCCGCGCTCGACCTCACCCGCGTCTCCGACCCCGTCGCGTCCTTCGACTGCGACACCTGGGACGACATCGCCGCCGCTCGGTCACGGATCAGGGAGCATGGGAACGTGTTGGATGAATGGATTTCCGCAGTCAAGGACGAACTCGGCATCGACCTCGCCGTCGACACCGGCATCCTGCTCGACCTCGCCCGGGACGCCGCACACGGTGTGGCCCGGCCCGCCGCGCCGCTGACCACGTTCCTCGTCGGATATGCGGCCGCGCAGGCCGGGGGAGGTCCGGAGGCCGTGGCCGAGGCCGCCCGCAAGGCGGCGGCGCTGGCCCTGCGCTGGGCGGACGAGGCCGCCGCCGAGGCCGGGCCGGACGCCGGATGA
- a CDS encoding molybdopterin molybdotransferase MoeA: protein MPGPTDTEELDVEEALAVVNDSGDRGRPREARPAGRHQEEHDLDVEEALALVREPGSREPEPARDTPSAPAPSPRTTSHAQHQATPWPEARVTAERAARSVPRRAPVSVPLDAALGLVLAAPLTALTDLPSFDTSAMDGWAVAGPGPWDVRDEGVLAGHAGPRSLGDGEAVRIATGARVPQDTTAVLRSEHGTTDDKERLHATREVVHGQDIRPRGQECRSGDQLLPAGALATPAVLGLAAAAGYDTLSAMPRPRVEILVLGDELLTAGLPEDGLIRDALGPMLPPWLRALGTEVVAVRRLGDDAEALYQAVKGSDAELIVTTGGTAAGPVDHVHPVLRRLGAELLVDGVKVRPGHPMLLARTRENQHLVGLPGNPLAAVSGLLTLAEPLLRVLAGRAAPEPYTLPLRDTVHGHPYDTRLVPVVVRADRAVPLHYNGPAMLRGIAAADALVVVPPGGAHPGQELELLDLPWAWAGIGECFT from the coding sequence ATGCCCGGTCCCACGGACACCGAGGAACTCGACGTGGAGGAGGCCCTGGCCGTGGTCAACGACAGCGGCGACCGGGGCCGTCCGCGCGAGGCCCGCCCGGCCGGACGGCATCAGGAGGAGCACGACCTCGACGTCGAAGAGGCCCTCGCGCTGGTGCGGGAACCCGGCTCCCGCGAGCCGGAGCCCGCCCGGGACACCCCGTCCGCCCCCGCGCCCTCCCCCCGGACCACGTCCCACGCCCAGCACCAGGCCACCCCCTGGCCGGAGGCCCGCGTCACCGCCGAGCGGGCCGCCCGCTCCGTGCCCCGGCGCGCACCCGTCTCCGTACCCCTCGACGCCGCCCTCGGCCTTGTTCTCGCCGCGCCCCTCACCGCACTCACGGACCTCCCCTCCTTCGACACGTCGGCCATGGACGGCTGGGCCGTCGCGGGGCCCGGCCCCTGGGACGTACGCGACGAAGGGGTGCTCGCGGGCCACGCGGGGCCCAGGTCCCTCGGCGACGGCGAGGCGGTCCGCATCGCGACCGGCGCGCGCGTCCCGCAGGACACGACGGCCGTACTGCGCAGCGAGCACGGCACCACGGACGACAAGGAACGGCTGCACGCCACCCGCGAGGTCGTCCACGGACAGGACATCAGGCCGCGCGGCCAGGAGTGCCGCAGTGGTGACCAGCTGCTCCCGGCCGGCGCACTGGCGACCCCCGCCGTGCTCGGGCTCGCCGCCGCCGCCGGTTACGACACCCTCTCCGCGATGCCCCGCCCGCGTGTCGAAATCCTCGTCCTGGGCGATGAGTTGCTGACCGCCGGCCTGCCCGAGGACGGCCTGATCCGGGACGCGCTCGGCCCGATGCTGCCGCCGTGGCTGCGCGCGCTCGGCACCGAGGTCGTGGCCGTGCGCAGGCTGGGCGACGACGCCGAGGCCCTGTACCAGGCCGTGAAGGGCTCGGACGCCGAGCTGATCGTCACGACCGGCGGTACGGCCGCGGGCCCCGTCGACCATGTGCATCCCGTCCTCCGCCGCCTCGGCGCCGAACTCCTCGTCGACGGCGTCAAGGTGCGCCCGGGCCACCCCATGCTGCTGGCCCGCACCAGGGAGAACCAGCACCTCGTCGGCCTGCCCGGCAACCCCCTCGCGGCCGTGTCCGGCCTGCTCACCCTCGCCGAGCCGCTGCTGCGCGTCCTCGCGGGCCGTGCGGCCCCGGAGCCGTACACGCTGCCCCTCAGGGACACGGTCCACGGCCATCCGTACGACACCCGGCTCGTTCCCGTCGTCGTACGAGCCGACCGTGCCGTGCCGCTGCACTACAACGGTCCCGCCATGCTGCGCGGTATCGCGGCGGCCGACGCGCTCGTGGTCGTCCCGCCCGGCGGTGCCCACCCCGGACAGGAGCTGGAACTCCTCGACCTGCCGTGGGCCTGGGCGGGAATCGGGGAGTGTTTCACGTGA
- a CDS encoding potassium channel family protein encodes MKLPGRDAIARQPDEHLVIHQVNLPRKVVDRPIRQVGKRLAMALLVLAATAFIVWIDRDGYNDNAGDGVDLLDSFYYATVTLSTTGYGDITPVSDGARLTNIFVITPLRVLFLIILVGTTLEVLTERTREEWRLNRWRAALRDHTVVVGFGTKGRSAIQTVCATGLKKEQVVVVDPSSRVVDAATAEGYAGVVGDATRSDVLLRAEVQRARQIIIATQRDDTAVLVTLTARQLNRGAKIVAAVREEENAPLLRQSGADAVITSASAAGRLLGLSVLSPSAGMVMEDLIQQGSGLDMVERPVIKAEVGKGVRETGDLVVSVVRGHRVLGYDDPAIGTLQLTDRLITIVRASPATKATPDTRPLPRD; translated from the coding sequence GTGAAACTTCCGGGCCGTGACGCGATCGCCCGCCAGCCGGACGAACATCTCGTCATCCATCAGGTGAACCTCCCGAGGAAGGTCGTCGACCGCCCGATCCGCCAGGTCGGCAAACGGCTGGCGATGGCCCTGCTGGTGCTTGCGGCGACCGCGTTCATCGTCTGGATCGACCGCGACGGCTACAACGACAACGCGGGCGACGGGGTCGATCTGCTCGACTCCTTCTACTACGCGACCGTCACTCTCTCCACCACCGGCTACGGCGACATCACACCGGTCAGCGACGGCGCCCGGCTCACCAACATCTTCGTCATCACGCCCCTGCGCGTGCTGTTCCTGATCATCCTGGTCGGCACCACGCTGGAAGTCCTCACGGAACGCACCCGGGAGGAATGGCGCCTGAACCGCTGGAGGGCGGCCTTGCGAGACCACACTGTCGTCGTCGGCTTCGGGACCAAGGGGCGTTCGGCGATTCAGACCGTCTGCGCGACGGGGCTGAAGAAGGAGCAGGTCGTGGTCGTCGACCCCAGCTCCAGGGTAGTCGACGCGGCCACGGCCGAGGGGTACGCCGGAGTCGTCGGGGACGCCACGCGCAGCGATGTGCTGCTACGGGCCGAGGTGCAGCGGGCGCGCCAGATCATCATCGCGACGCAGCGGGACGACACGGCCGTCCTCGTCACCCTGACCGCCCGTCAGCTCAACCGCGGGGCGAAGATCGTGGCCGCCGTGCGCGAGGAGGAGAACGCGCCGCTGCTGCGGCAGTCCGGCGCCGACGCCGTCATCACCAGCGCCAGCGCGGCCGGGCGACTGCTCGGGCTCTCCGTGCTCAGCCCCAGCGCCGGCATGGTCATGGAGGACCTCATCCAGCAGGGCAGCGGGCTCGACATGGTCGAAAGGCCCGTCATAAAGGCCGAGGTGGGCAAGGGCGTGCGCGAGACGGGCGACCTGGTGGTGAGCGTCGTACGCGGTCACCGGGTGCTCGGATACGACGATCCGGCGATCGGCACCTTGCAGTTGACGGACCGGCTGATCACGATCGTGCGGGCCTCGCCCGCCACAAAGGCCACGCCCGACACCCGACCGCTGCCGCGGGACTAG
- a CDS encoding NAD(P)H-quinone oxidoreductase, which yields MYAITIPEPGGPEALVWTEVPDPEPGEGEVLVEVVASAVNRADLLQRQGFYAPPPGASPYPGLECSGRIAALGPGVSGWAVGDEVCALLAGGGYAEKVAVPAGQLLPVPEGIGLRQAAALPEVTCTVWSNVFMVAHLRPGETLLVHGGSSGIGTMAIQLAKAVGAKVAVTAGTKEKLDFCAELGADVLVNYREQDFVEEVRRATDGAGADVILDNMGAKYLGRNVDALAVNGRLAIIGMQGGAKGELNIGALLHKRGAVTATSLRARPLGEKAAIVAAAREHVWPLIASGRVRPIVDRELPMSDAATAHRVLEESGHIGKVLLVVP from the coding sequence ATGTACGCGATCACGATTCCCGAACCCGGTGGGCCAGAGGCGCTGGTGTGGACCGAGGTCCCCGATCCCGAGCCCGGCGAGGGTGAAGTCCTGGTCGAGGTGGTGGCCAGCGCCGTCAACCGCGCCGATCTGCTGCAACGGCAGGGCTTCTACGCCCCGCCGCCCGGTGCGTCCCCCTATCCCGGACTCGAGTGCTCGGGGCGCATCGCCGCGCTCGGGCCGGGTGTCTCGGGGTGGGCCGTCGGCGACGAGGTGTGCGCGCTGCTCGCGGGCGGCGGCTACGCCGAGAAGGTCGCCGTTCCGGCCGGACAACTGCTGCCCGTGCCCGAAGGCATCGGCCTGCGGCAGGCGGCCGCGCTGCCCGAGGTGACCTGCACCGTCTGGTCGAACGTCTTCATGGTGGCCCATCTGCGCCCCGGCGAGACGCTGCTCGTACACGGTGGCTCCAGCGGTATCGGCACGATGGCGATCCAGCTGGCGAAGGCGGTCGGCGCGAAGGTCGCGGTGACGGCGGGCACCAAGGAGAAGCTGGACTTCTGTGCCGAGCTGGGCGCGGACGTCCTCGTCAACTACCGCGAGCAGGACTTCGTCGAGGAGGTCCGCCGGGCCACCGACGGGGCGGGTGCGGACGTCATCCTCGACAACATGGGTGCCAAGTATCTCGGCCGGAACGTGGACGCCCTCGCCGTCAACGGACGGCTGGCGATCATCGGCATGCAGGGCGGGGCGAAGGGCGAGCTGAACATCGGCGCCCTGCTCCACAAGCGGGGCGCGGTCACCGCCACATCGCTGCGGGCCCGCCCGTTGGGCGAGAAGGCGGCGATCGTGGCGGCCGCCCGGGAACACGTCTGGCCGCTGATCGCCTCCGGCCGGGTCCGCCCGATCGTCGACCGCGAACTTCCGATGAGCGACGCGGCGACGGCCCACCGGGTGCTGGAGGAGAGCGGGCACATCGGGAAGGTGCTGCTGGTGGTCCCGTAA
- a CDS encoding bacterial proteasome activator family protein — MEMPRNERSPENPQILVVGQDGMALGGAGDEGSREVPVTEMVEQPAKVMRIGSMIKQLLEEVRAAPLDEASRQRLKEIHSSSVKELEDGLAPELVEELERLSLPFTDEATPSDAELRIAQAQLVGWLEGLFHGIQTTLFAQQMAARAQLEQMRRALPPGVGGPEGDGDDLRAGGRSGGPYL, encoded by the coding sequence ATGGAGATGCCGAGGAACGAAAGGTCGCCGGAGAACCCCCAGATCCTGGTCGTGGGCCAGGACGGAATGGCTCTCGGTGGCGCCGGGGACGAGGGCTCCCGCGAGGTCCCGGTGACAGAGATGGTCGAACAACCTGCCAAGGTCATGCGCATCGGAAGCATGATCAAGCAACTGTTGGAGGAAGTGCGCGCGGCTCCTCTGGACGAGGCCAGCCGGCAGCGCCTCAAGGAGATCCACTCCAGCTCGGTCAAGGAGCTGGAGGACGGGCTCGCCCCCGAGCTCGTCGAGGAGCTGGAGCGGCTTTCCCTGCCCTTCACGGACGAAGCGACCCCCAGCGACGCGGAACTCCGCATCGCGCAGGCGCAGTTGGTGGGCTGGCTGGAGGGACTGTTCCACGGGATCCAGACGACCCTGTTCGCCCAGCAGATGGCGGCCCGGGCTCAGTTGGAGCAGATGCGACGCGCCCTTCCGCCGGGCGTCGGTGGCCCCGAGGGCGACGGCGACGACCTGAGGGCGGGCGGCCGTTCGGGCGGGCCCTACCTGTAA
- a CDS encoding protein kinase domain-containing protein, producing MSQDGAQGRYAGRAVAGGRYQLRDLLGEGGMASVHLAYDSVLDRQVAIKTLHTELGREQAFRERFRREAQSVAKLTHTNIVSVFDTGEDSLDGLTTPYIVMEYIEGKPLGSVLDADIQQHGAMPADKALKITADVLAALEISHEMGLVHRDIKPGNVMMTKRNVVKVMDFGIARAMQSGVTSMTQTGMVVGTPQYLSPEQALGRGVDARSDLYSVGIMLFQLVTGRLPFEADSPLAIAYAHVQEEPVAPSSVNRSLPPAVDALVARALKKNPNERFPSAEIMRDECLRVAQSFQAAAPSIVPGAQTPSGAGVGSAVFPPIDQSTPAPTGPVQTPYQPGPYGPATPAPAPSYGYPQQGGYQTPPQTSAYAPQQSTAYSAQQGTSTPPPYNLSPHSTASASGGSGGGKSNKAVIIGSIVVALLAIGGLTTALTLNGDDDKGGGDAGSSASPTVVEGHKDPDTTKTMETTECTEPDESYNDPDKIKIPDFTFKNIDSVKKCLQAAGWPYDPKKVDENTFGEGTVMEQYPAAGDDVDPKDMPDIVLKISTGDPA from the coding sequence ATGAGCCAGGACGGCGCACAGGGCCGGTACGCGGGCCGAGCGGTCGCCGGCGGCCGCTACCAGCTGCGCGACTTGCTCGGCGAGGGCGGCATGGCCTCGGTGCATCTCGCATACGACTCGGTGCTCGACCGCCAGGTCGCGATCAAGACACTGCACACCGAGCTGGGACGCGAGCAGGCCTTCCGGGAGCGATTCCGGCGCGAGGCCCAGTCGGTGGCGAAGCTCACGCACACGAACATCGTCTCGGTCTTCGACACCGGCGAGGACAGCCTCGACGGACTGACGACCCCGTACATCGTCATGGAGTACATCGAGGGCAAGCCGCTCGGCTCGGTCCTCGACGCGGACATCCAGCAGCACGGCGCGATGCCGGCCGACAAGGCGCTGAAGATCACCGCGGACGTGCTGGCCGCCCTGGAGATCAGCCACGAGATGGGCCTGGTCCACCGGGACATCAAGCCGGGCAACGTGATGATGACGAAGCGGAACGTCGTCAAGGTGATGGACTTCGGCATCGCCCGCGCCATGCAGTCCGGTGTCACATCGATGACGCAGACCGGCATGGTGGTCGGCACCCCGCAGTACCTGTCGCCGGAGCAGGCGCTGGGCCGGGGTGTGGACGCCCGCAGCGACCTGTACTCCGTGGGCATCATGCTGTTCCAGCTGGTCACCGGGCGGCTGCCGTTCGAGGCGGACTCGCCGCTGGCCATCGCGTACGCGCATGTGCAGGAGGAGCCCGTGGCTCCTTCGTCGGTCAACCGCTCACTGCCGCCGGCCGTCGACGCCCTGGTCGCCCGCGCGCTGAAGAAGAACCCGAACGAGCGTTTCCCCAGCGCCGAGATCATGCGCGACGAGTGCCTGCGCGTGGCCCAGTCGTTCCAGGCCGCCGCGCCCAGCATCGTCCCCGGCGCGCAGACGCCGAGCGGCGCCGGTGTCGGCTCCGCGGTGTTCCCGCCGATCGACCAGTCGACGCCCGCCCCGACGGGCCCGGTGCAGACGCCGTACCAGCCGGGTCCGTACGGTCCGGCGACGCCCGCCCCCGCACCGTCCTACGGCTACCCGCAGCAGGGCGGCTACCAGACACCTCCGCAGACCTCGGCGTACGCGCCCCAGCAGTCCACGGCCTACTCGGCGCAGCAGGGCACGTCGACTCCGCCGCCGTACAACCTCTCGCCGCACTCGACGGCATCCGCCTCGGGCGGTTCGGGCGGCGGAAAGAGCAACAAGGCGGTGATCATCGGCTCGATCGTGGTCGCGCTGCTCGCGATCGGCGGCCTGACCACGGCGCTGACGCTGAACGGCGACGACGACAAGGGCGGCGGTGACGCCGGCTCATCGGCGTCACCGACCGTGGTCGAGGGGCACAAGGACCCGGACACGACCAAGACGATGGAAACGACCGAGTGCACGGAGCCGGACGAGTCGTACAACGACCCGGACAAGATCAAGATCCCGGACTTCACGTTCAAGAACATCGACTCGGTGAAGAAGTGCCTCCAGGCGGCCGGCTGGCCCTACGACCCCAAGAAGGTCGACGAGAACACCTTCGGCGAGGGGACGGTCATGGAGCAGTACCCCGCGGCCGGCGACGATGTCGACCCCAAGGACATGCCCGACATCGTCCTGAAGATCTCGACGGGCGACCCGGCGTGA
- a CDS encoding protein kinase domain-containing protein, protein MAQTQRAQGPSDPEATGGGMSDAPEMWGNGGLVGDGRYRLTGRLGRGGMAEVFAAEDVRLGRTVAVKLLRSDLAEDPVSKARFTREAQSVAGLNHHAVVAVYDSGEDVVGHSTVPYIVMELVEGRTIRDLLLNAEAPGPEQALIIVSGVLEALAYSHQHGIVHRDIKPANVIITHNGAVKVMDFGIARALHGAQSTMTQTGMVMGTPQYLSPEQALGKAVDHRSDLYATGCLLYELLALRPPFTGETPLSVVYQHVQDIPVPPSEVAEGAPPELDGLVMRSLAKDPDDRFQTAEEMRGLVQYGLQMLYDQGGHTGTWNTGPVAVHEGRHTPAAGFANTTVLPHPSDSGTSQIPQPILPAYGGGDDGGFEGHGNRGTGRGKLWILAVLAVIAVAAGVALALNNTGGSGTGTDTTKSPTASHSSKDKESSKAPSDEASDDSTDDNTGTGSDPDYPTPSYEQSHSYSSQPSDEPTEPSNEPTDTTPTKPTPSTDPVTPSGDASDPAETDGGGDGEGDTAGP, encoded by the coding sequence ATGGCACAGACGCAGCGCGCCCAGGGCCCGTCCGACCCCGAGGCGACTGGCGGCGGTATGTCAGATGCGCCGGAGATGTGGGGCAACGGCGGACTGGTCGGGGACGGCCGGTACCGGCTGACGGGCAGACTCGGCCGGGGCGGCATGGCCGAGGTGTTCGCGGCTGAGGACGTGCGCCTCGGGCGCACCGTCGCGGTCAAGCTCCTGCGCTCCGACCTGGCCGAGGACCCGGTCTCCAAGGCCCGCTTCACGCGCGAGGCCCAGTCGGTGGCCGGGCTCAACCACCATGCGGTCGTCGCCGTGTACGACTCCGGCGAGGACGTCGTCGGGCACTCCACCGTCCCGTACATCGTGATGGAGCTGGTCGAGGGCCGCACCATCCGCGACCTGCTGCTCAACGCCGAGGCCCCGGGGCCCGAGCAGGCGTTGATCATCGTCTCCGGGGTGCTGGAGGCGCTGGCCTACTCGCACCAGCACGGCATCGTGCACCGCGACATCAAGCCGGCCAACGTCATCATCACGCACAACGGTGCCGTGAAGGTCATGGACTTCGGCATCGCGCGCGCCCTGCACGGCGCGCAGTCGACGATGACGCAGACCGGCATGGTCATGGGCACGCCGCAGTACCTGTCGCCCGAGCAGGCGCTCGGAAAGGCGGTCGACCACCGCAGCGACCTGTACGCGACCGGTTGCCTGCTCTACGAACTCCTCGCGCTGCGGCCCCCGTTCACCGGTGAGACCCCGCTGTCCGTGGTCTACCAGCACGTGCAGGACATCCCGGTGCCCCCGTCCGAGGTCGCGGAAGGGGCGCCGCCGGAGCTCGACGGACTCGTGATGCGCTCGCTCGCGAAGGATCCCGACGACCGGTTCCAGACCGCCGAGGAGATGCGCGGGCTGGTCCAGTACGGCCTGCAGATGCTGTACGACCAGGGCGGCCACACCGGGACCTGGAACACCGGCCCGGTGGCCGTGCACGAGGGGCGGCACACTCCGGCGGCCGGCTTCGCCAACACGACCGTGCTGCCGCACCCCAGCGACTCCGGCACCTCGCAGATCCCGCAGCCGATCCTGCCCGCGTACGGCGGCGGGGACGACGGCGGCTTCGAGGGGCACGGCAACAGGGGCACCGGCCGTGGCAAGTTGTGGATCCTCGCGGTGCTCGCGGTGATCGCTGTCGCGGCGGGCGTCGCGCTGGCACTGAACAACACCGGCGGCAGCGGCACCGGGACCGATACGACGAAGTCGCCGACCGCCTCGCATTCCAGCAAGGACAAGGAGTCCAGCAAGGCGCCCAGCGACGAGGCGAGCGACGACTCCACGGACGACAACACCGGCACGGGATCCGACCCGGACTACCCAACGCCGTCGTACGAGCAGTCGCATAGCTACAGCAGCCAGCCGTCCGACGAGCCGACGGAGCCGTCCAACGAGCCGACGGACACGACGCCGACGAAGCCGACGCCGTCGACCGATCCGGTGACGCCGTCCGGCGACGCGTCCGACCCGGCCGAGACGGACGGCGGGGGCGACGGCGAGGGCGACACGGCGGGCCCCTGA
- a CDS encoding phosphotransferase has product MSHAPPLGTLLRQYAAGSALTCVPVDQGLLNRGYRVATTRGRYFLKHHFDPETADPAAIARQHRATQRLADLGVPVAPPLAGNDGRTVAVVGGHAYALHPWIDGRHRHGGQLTAEQCGRLGALLGVVHASLERVMPAQGRAPAEPAESADPADTFTLIDDLLGRVRRHRPSDAFDELARHRLLERRALLEQHADRRPPRGGSVGWVHGDFHPFNLLYKGDAPAAIVDWDRLGVQPRAEEAVRAAVIFFVRPVGTLDLPKARAYARAYRRTADAKPSELAAAVHRVWWERLNDFWMLRWHYERGDTRADSQFPAASALAVWWTREYDAVCEAFSG; this is encoded by the coding sequence GTGTCCCACGCACCCCCTCTGGGCACCCTCCTCCGCCAGTACGCCGCCGGGTCCGCGCTCACCTGCGTCCCCGTGGATCAGGGGCTGCTCAACCGCGGCTACCGGGTCGCCACGACCCGTGGCCGCTACTTCCTCAAGCACCACTTCGACCCCGAGACCGCCGACCCGGCCGCGATCGCCCGTCAGCACCGGGCCACCCAGCGCCTGGCGGACCTCGGCGTACCAGTGGCACCGCCACTGGCCGGCAACGACGGGCGCACGGTCGCGGTCGTCGGCGGCCACGCGTACGCCCTGCACCCGTGGATCGACGGACGGCACCGGCACGGCGGCCAGCTCACGGCCGAGCAGTGCGGGCGGCTGGGGGCGCTGCTGGGCGTGGTGCACGCGAGCCTGGAACGGGTGATGCCGGCGCAGGGCCGGGCACCCGCCGAGCCGGCCGAGAGCGCCGACCCCGCCGACACCTTCACACTCATCGACGATCTCCTCGGCCGCGTACGCCGCCACCGGCCCTCGGACGCCTTCGACGAACTGGCCCGGCACCGGCTTCTCGAACGGCGCGCGCTGCTGGAGCAGCACGCGGACCGACGGCCGCCGCGGGGCGGCTCGGTGGGGTGGGTGCACGGCGACTTCCACCCGTTCAACCTGCTCTACAAGGGGGACGCGCCGGCCGCCATCGTGGACTGGGACCGGCTCGGCGTACAGCCCCGCGCGGAGGAGGCGGTACGGGCCGCGGTGATCTTCTTCGTACGTCCCGTCGGCACGCTCGACCTCCCCAAGGCACGGGCCTACGCGCGCGCGTACCGCCGTACCGCGGACGCCAAGCCCTCCGAGCTCGCGGCCGCCGTGCACCGCGTGTGGTGGGAGCGCCTCAACGACTTCTGGATGCTGCGCTGGCACTACGAACGCGGCGACACCCGGGCCGACTCCCAGTTCCCGGCCGCCTCGGCGCTGGCGGTGTGGTGGACGCGGGAGTACGACGCGGTGTGCGAGGCCTTCAGCGGCTGA